Proteins from one Amycolatopsis benzoatilytica AK 16/65 genomic window:
- a CDS encoding class I adenylate-forming enzyme family protein yields the protein MAKLCGPDSVRTLGEWEADAVRMAAELRDRGVRRSTRVLLKSENSAGYATALLALMHLGASIVLIDHQERAETTTRLIDQARVEFCVAGDETVLPALEVPCYTTYELQLYSAGRSATAADLDVQPWRELPDGLVMFSSGSTGVPKAIVKTGGSFLDNLRRNLEQVGHVESDVLVPLLPFSHQYGLSMVLIAWLARCSLVVAPYRRLDHALRMAGRCGATVFDATPATYRSMLNIARQRPELLRVLAESRMLCSGAAPLDPGLSERYTEETGHCLLDSYGSTELGNVAFATLDNPVACGRAVEGVRLAVVDDEGAELPAGEAGEVLVDTPDIMTGYLGEDGEIEPAAKGWYRSGDLGRLTEDGSLCILGRKRAVHRMGYTLYPEMIERRLAEAGCVAKIIAIPNERIGSELIAFVQDDEARGLDHWRAVARAALADYEVPGRMAVVESFPLNGNGKPDSKRLAELAASV from the coding sequence ATGGCGAAGTTGTGCGGTCCGGACAGCGTCCGAACTCTGGGGGAATGGGAAGCCGACGCGGTACGGATGGCGGCCGAACTGCGGGACCGCGGAGTGCGCCGGTCCACCCGGGTGCTGCTGAAATCGGAGAACTCGGCGGGCTACGCGACAGCGCTGCTCGCGCTGATGCACCTTGGCGCGTCGATCGTGCTCATCGACCACCAGGAGCGGGCCGAGACCACCACGCGCCTGATCGACCAGGCGCGCGTCGAATTCTGTGTCGCGGGCGACGAAACCGTGCTGCCCGCCCTCGAGGTCCCGTGCTACACGACCTACGAACTTCAGCTGTACTCCGCGGGCCGCAGCGCGACCGCCGCGGACCTGGACGTCCAGCCGTGGCGGGAGCTTCCCGACGGCCTGGTCATGTTCTCCTCCGGCTCGACCGGCGTGCCGAAAGCGATCGTCAAGACCGGCGGCTCGTTCCTCGACAACCTGCGCCGCAACCTCGAGCAGGTCGGGCACGTCGAGAGCGACGTGCTCGTGCCGCTGCTGCCGTTTTCGCACCAGTACGGGCTGTCCATGGTGCTGATTGCGTGGCTCGCCCGGTGCTCGCTGGTGGTCGCTCCCTACCGGCGGCTCGACCACGCGCTGCGGATGGCGGGCCGGTGCGGGGCGACGGTGTTCGATGCCACCCCGGCGACCTACCGCAGCATGCTCAACATCGCCCGGCAGCGGCCTGAGCTGCTGCGGGTGCTCGCCGAGTCCCGGATGCTCTGCTCCGGTGCCGCGCCGCTGGATCCGGGCCTGTCGGAGCGCTACACCGAAGAAACCGGGCATTGCCTGCTCGACAGCTACGGCAGCACTGAACTGGGCAACGTCGCCTTCGCGACGCTGGACAACCCGGTCGCCTGCGGGCGGGCGGTCGAGGGCGTTCGGCTGGCCGTGGTGGACGACGAGGGCGCCGAGCTGCCGGCGGGCGAAGCGGGCGAGGTCCTGGTGGACACCCCGGACATCATGACCGGCTACCTCGGCGAGGACGGTGAGATCGAACCGGCGGCGAAGGGCTGGTACCGCAGCGGGGACCTCGGCCGGCTGACCGAGGACGGGAGCCTGTGCATCCTCGGCCGCAAACGCGCCGTCCACAGGATGGGCTACACGCTCTACCCGGAGATGATCGAACGCCGGCTGGCGGAGGCCGGGTGCGTCGCCAAGATCATCGCGATCCCGAACGAGCGCATCGGCAGCGAGCTGATCGCCTTCGTTCAGGACGACGAGGCCAGGGGATTGGACCACTGGCGCGCGGTGGCCAGAGCGGCGCTGGCCGACTACGAGGTGCCGGGCCGGATGGCCGTCGTCGAGAGTTTTCCTCTCAACGGGAACGGAAAACCCGACAGCAAGCGGTTGGCGGAGCTGGCGGCGTCGGTGTGA
- a CDS encoding DegT/DnrJ/EryC1/StrS family aminotransferase produces the protein MTITYPVSQPWLEGRELDYVTQTVSDGWLSSQGPFVARFEQAFADYNGIAHGVACSSGTTALTLALRALGIGPGDEVIVPEFTMIASAWAVTYTGATPVFVDCGDDLNIDVTLIEERITSRTKAIMPVHIYGRRCDMDAIMALAHDYNLRVVEDSAEAHGVRPVADIACFSLFGNKIITSGEGGICLTADPRLAGQLKHLRGMAFDPGHTFLHKKLGYNFRMTSMQAAVALAQTERIGEILALRRAIEKRYDDALAGIDGITLMPARDVLWMYDLRAQRREQLREFLAAAGIETRLFFKPMSRQPGYLDPNWPSLNASRFSEDGFYLPTYTGLTEADQAFITGKVREFFAAA, from the coding sequence ATGACCATCACCTACCCGGTTTCCCAGCCCTGGCTCGAAGGGCGCGAACTGGACTACGTCACTCAGACCGTCAGCGACGGATGGCTCTCTTCCCAGGGACCGTTCGTCGCCCGGTTCGAGCAAGCTTTCGCCGACTACAACGGGATCGCCCACGGGGTCGCCTGTTCGTCAGGGACCACGGCGCTGACCCTCGCACTGCGGGCGCTGGGCATCGGTCCCGGCGACGAAGTGATCGTCCCGGAATTCACCATGATCGCCTCGGCGTGGGCGGTGACCTACACCGGAGCAACGCCGGTCTTCGTCGACTGCGGCGACGATCTCAACATCGACGTGACGCTGATCGAAGAGAGAATCACCTCGCGCACGAAGGCGATCATGCCCGTCCACATTTACGGGCGGCGCTGCGATATGGACGCGATCATGGCGCTGGCCCACGACTACAACCTGCGGGTGGTCGAGGATTCGGCTGAAGCGCACGGCGTCCGCCCGGTAGCGGACATCGCGTGTTTCTCCCTCTTCGGCAACAAGATCATCACCTCTGGCGAAGGCGGGATCTGCCTGACCGCCGACCCGCGCCTGGCCGGTCAGCTGAAACACCTGCGCGGAATGGCGTTCGACCCCGGGCACACCTTCCTGCACAAGAAACTCGGCTACAACTTCCGCATGACGAGCATGCAGGCCGCCGTCGCCCTCGCCCAGACCGAGCGGATCGGCGAGATCCTCGCCCTGCGCCGGGCCATCGAGAAACGCTACGACGACGCGCTCGCCGGGATCGACGGGATCACCCTGATGCCCGCACGCGACGTGCTGTGGATGTACGACCTGCGCGCGCAACGCCGCGAACAGCTGCGCGAGTTCCTCGCCGCGGCGGGGATCGAAACCCGGCTGTTCTTCAAGCCGATGAGCAGGCAGCCCGGATACCTCGACCCGAACTGGCCCTCGCTCAACGCCAGCCGGTTCAGCGAGGACGGCTTCTACCTGCCGACCTACACCGGGCTCACCGAAGCCGACCAGGCCTTCATCACCGGGAAGGTCCGCGAGTTCTTCGCCGCGGCCTGA
- a CDS encoding glycosyltransferase: MDSPRRPILFVSSPESGLLNPMLTLAAELSGRGVENLWFATDEPRRAEIEGIGSGTPVEFASLGEVVPEMSAVTWDDETYRAVTQSSRFKAHRAVLRHTVDPELRVGKYRALEAAVDKIGPALMVIESLSLFAVELAITRKIPFVLSVPFMPSNVLTSHTPFSKSYTPSGFPVPHSGLPYRMSLTQRIENRLFKLRTFAMFLAPSMAKVVAKDGPIRAELGIAPEARGQMARIDAAETVLVYSVPELDYPFPVPAKMRLVGALVPPLPQAPDDRQVSAWLDGQDSVVYMAFGTITRLTHDQVRGLVEVARRLEGRHQVLWKLPEAQQEYLPPVGQRPANLRIESWLPSQLDVLAHPSVKVFFTHAGGNGYHEGLYFGKPLVVRPLWVDCHDQAVRGEDFGVSLTLDRPETIDPDDVVDKLTRVIGTSSFRERAEHFAALQREAGGREAAADAVLASPALR, from the coding sequence ATGGATTCGCCCCGACGGCCGATTCTCTTCGTCAGCTCTCCCGAAAGCGGTCTGCTCAACCCGATGCTGACCCTCGCCGCGGAACTGTCCGGCCGCGGCGTCGAAAACCTCTGGTTCGCCACCGACGAACCCCGCCGCGCCGAAATCGAAGGAATCGGCTCCGGAACGCCGGTGGAATTCGCCTCGCTCGGCGAGGTGGTGCCCGAGATGTCCGCGGTGACCTGGGACGACGAAACCTACCGCGCGGTGACCCAGTCCTCGCGGTTCAAGGCCCACCGCGCGGTCCTGCGCCACACCGTCGATCCGGAGCTGCGCGTGGGCAAGTACCGCGCGCTGGAAGCCGCGGTCGACAAGATCGGCCCGGCGCTGATGGTGATCGAAAGCCTGAGCCTGTTCGCGGTCGAACTGGCGATCACCAGGAAGATCCCGTTCGTCCTGAGCGTCCCGTTCATGCCCAGCAACGTGCTCACCTCCCACACGCCGTTCTCGAAGAGCTACACGCCTTCGGGGTTCCCGGTGCCGCATTCAGGGCTCCCCTATCGGATGAGCCTGACCCAGCGCATCGAGAACCGGCTTTTCAAGCTGCGCACGTTCGCCATGTTCCTCGCGCCGAGCATGGCCAAAGTGGTCGCCAAAGACGGCCCGATCCGGGCGGAGCTCGGCATCGCGCCCGAGGCGCGCGGGCAAATGGCCCGCATCGACGCGGCGGAAACGGTCCTGGTGTACTCGGTCCCGGAGCTGGACTATCCCTTCCCGGTGCCGGCGAAGATGCGACTGGTGGGCGCGCTGGTGCCGCCGTTGCCGCAGGCCCCGGACGACCGCCAGGTCTCCGCATGGCTCGACGGCCAGGATTCCGTGGTCTACATGGCTTTCGGCACAATCACCCGGCTGACCCACGACCAGGTCCGCGGGCTGGTCGAGGTCGCCCGCCGGCTCGAAGGACGCCACCAGGTGCTCTGGAAGCTCCCGGAGGCACAGCAGGAGTACCTGCCGCCGGTCGGGCAGCGGCCCGCCAACCTGCGGATCGAAAGCTGGCTGCCCTCACAGCTCGACGTCCTCGCCCACCCCAGCGTCAAGGTGTTCTTCACCCACGCCGGCGGAAACGGCTACCACGAAGGGCTGTACTTCGGCAAGCCCCTCGTGGTGCGCCCGTTGTGGGTCGACTGTCACGACCAGGCGGTCCGGGGCGAGGACTTCGGTGTGAGCCTCACCCTCGACCGGCCCGAGACGATCGACCCCGACGACGTGGTCGACAAGCTCACCAGGGTGATCGGCACCAGCTCCTTCCGGGAGCGGGCCGAGCATTTCGCCGCGCTGCAACGGGAGGCGGGCGGGCGCGAGGCGGCGGCCGACGCCGTTCTCGCCTCCCCCGCCCTGCGCTGA
- a CDS encoding cytochrome P450, translated as MTSTESTIDFPSRRPGCPFPPPEYADIRSRPGLVKTSLGGGATVWLVSRHQDVRALLTDPKISSDPSHPGFPSFGRTGGVPARDQVPGWFVGMDPPEHGRFRKTLIPEFTVRKIKELQPEIQRVVDGRIDAMLAAGSTADLVSDFALPVPSLVITALLGVPYADHEFFEAKTRVLVSFASTDDEREDAGKQILRYLTRLIAIKQQRPADDLLSRLLAAGAITPQELSGVAMLLLIAGHETTANNISLGVITLLSNREWIGDDRIVEELLRLHSVADLVALRVAIEDVEIGGELIKAGEGILPLVAAANHDDGAFACPAQFDPARAARHHVAFGYGVHQCLGQNLVRAEMSTVYRTLFERIPTLEIDAPLEELPFKYDGVLFGLHSLPVRW; from the coding sequence ATGACGAGTACCGAGAGCACGATCGACTTCCCGTCCAGGCGGCCCGGATGTCCCTTCCCGCCGCCCGAGTACGCGGACATCCGCTCACGTCCGGGGCTGGTCAAGACTTCCCTCGGCGGCGGCGCGACGGTCTGGCTGGTCAGCAGGCACCAGGACGTCCGAGCTTTGCTCACCGACCCGAAGATCAGCTCCGACCCGTCCCATCCCGGTTTCCCGAGCTTCGGCCGGACCGGCGGCGTGCCCGCCCGGGACCAGGTGCCGGGCTGGTTCGTCGGGATGGACCCGCCCGAGCACGGCCGGTTCCGCAAGACGCTGATCCCGGAATTCACCGTGCGCAAGATCAAGGAGCTGCAACCGGAGATCCAGCGCGTCGTCGACGGGCGCATCGACGCCATGCTCGCGGCGGGCAGCACGGCCGACCTGGTGTCCGACTTCGCGCTGCCGGTGCCCTCGCTGGTGATCACGGCGCTGCTCGGCGTTCCCTACGCCGACCACGAGTTCTTCGAGGCCAAGACCCGCGTGCTGGTCAGCTTCGCCTCGACCGACGACGAGCGCGAGGACGCCGGGAAGCAGATCCTCCGTTACCTCACCCGCCTCATCGCGATCAAGCAGCAGCGGCCCGCGGACGACTTGCTCAGCCGGCTGCTCGCCGCCGGGGCCATCACGCCGCAGGAACTGTCCGGGGTGGCGATGCTCCTGCTGATCGCGGGCCACGAAACGACCGCCAACAACATCTCCCTCGGCGTGATCACCCTGCTGTCGAACCGGGAATGGATCGGCGACGACCGGATCGTCGAAGAACTCCTGCGGCTGCACTCGGTCGCCGACCTGGTCGCACTCCGGGTGGCGATCGAGGACGTGGAGATCGGCGGCGAGCTGATCAAAGCAGGCGAGGGCATCCTCCCCTTGGTCGCCGCGGCGAACCACGACGACGGCGCGTTCGCCTGCCCGGCACAGTTCGACCCGGCGCGCGCCGCCCGCCACCACGTCGCGTTTGGCTACGGCGTGCATCAATGCCTGGGCCAGAACCTGGTCCGGGCCGAGATGAGCACTGTCTACCGGACGCTGTTCGAGCGGATCCCGACGCTGGAGATCGACGCGCCGCTGGAGGAACTGCCGTTCAAGTACGACGGCGTCCTGTTCGGGTTGCATTCCTTGCCGGTCAGGTGGTGA
- a CDS encoding flavin monoamine oxidase family protein: protein MTLTGRSPITMFGPDFPFPYDDWLRHPAGLGRLPRHRLGTPVAVAGGGISGLVVAYELMKLGLRPVLYEPGELGGRMRSVPFEGHPDSLAELGAMRFPTSASTLFHYLGLLGLKTRPFPNPLAPGTPSTVLDLGGVVHHVRTADELPAAYLEVGDAWEKALQDGAERSSVEDAIRRRDVPALKSVWNRLVAELDDQSFYGFLAASSAFESFRTREVFGQIGFGSGGWDTDFPNSILEVLRVVCTHADDDQVSILGGAQQLPVGLWTHPPENLAHWPAGTSLSSLNAGAVRPAVTRLSRSGEAITVEDSSGERRDFAAVVFTPHVWTLLGQVDCAPELLSVPQWTAVERTHYMNASKLFVLADRPFWRDPDPVTGRDTMGMTLTDRIPRGVYLFDDGPQRPAVMCLSYSWNDDSAKMGPLDDAQRLAIVLRQLKAIYPDVDIASHIVAGPISVTWEREPHFMGAFRANLPGHYRYQRRLYTQFMQRGLPAAQRGFFLSGDDISWTAGFAEGAVTTALNAVWGVLDHLGGATHPGNPGPGDRFAELAPVELPY, encoded by the coding sequence ATGACCCTGACCGGCCGGAGCCCGATCACCATGTTCGGACCGGACTTCCCCTTCCCCTACGACGACTGGCTGCGCCACCCGGCCGGGCTCGGCAGGTTGCCCCGCCACCGCCTCGGCACCCCGGTGGCGGTGGCGGGCGGCGGGATCTCCGGCCTGGTCGTCGCATACGAACTCATGAAACTGGGCCTGCGGCCGGTGCTCTACGAGCCGGGCGAACTGGGCGGGCGGATGCGCTCGGTCCCGTTCGAGGGCCATCCGGACTCGCTGGCCGAACTGGGCGCGATGCGGTTCCCGACCTCGGCGAGCACCCTGTTCCACTACCTCGGCCTGCTCGGGCTGAAGACCCGGCCGTTCCCTAACCCGCTCGCGCCGGGCACCCCGAGCACGGTGCTGGACCTCGGCGGGGTCGTGCACCACGTGCGGACCGCCGACGAACTGCCCGCTGCCTACCTCGAAGTCGGCGACGCGTGGGAAAAGGCGCTGCAGGACGGCGCGGAACGGTCCTCGGTGGAGGACGCGATCCGCCGCCGCGACGTACCCGCGCTCAAATCGGTCTGGAACCGGCTGGTCGCCGAGCTGGACGACCAGTCGTTCTACGGTTTCCTGGCCGCCTCGTCGGCGTTCGAATCCTTCCGCACCAGGGAGGTCTTCGGGCAGATCGGCTTCGGCTCCGGCGGCTGGGACACCGACTTCCCGAACTCGATCCTGGAGGTCCTGCGGGTGGTCTGCACCCACGCCGACGACGACCAGGTGAGCATCCTCGGCGGGGCCCAGCAGCTGCCCGTCGGCCTGTGGACCCACCCGCCGGAGAACCTCGCGCACTGGCCGGCCGGGACGTCCTTGTCGTCGCTCAACGCGGGCGCCGTCCGCCCGGCGGTGACCCGGCTGAGCCGTTCCGGCGAGGCCATCACCGTCGAGGACAGTTCCGGCGAACGACGCGATTTCGCCGCGGTCGTGTTCACCCCGCACGTGTGGACCCTGCTCGGCCAGGTCGACTGCGCACCGGAACTGCTCAGCGTCCCGCAATGGACGGCGGTCGAGCGCACCCACTACATGAACGCCTCCAAACTGTTCGTCCTCGCCGACCGGCCGTTCTGGCGCGACCCCGACCCGGTCACCGGCCGGGACACGATGGGCATGACCCTCACCGACCGTATCCCGCGCGGGGTCTACCTCTTCGACGACGGACCGCAACGGCCGGCGGTGATGTGCCTGTCCTACAGCTGGAACGACGATTCGGCCAAGATGGGCCCGTTGGACGACGCCCAACGGCTCGCGATCGTCCTGCGGCAGCTCAAAGCGATCTACCCGGACGTCGACATCGCCTCGCACATCGTCGCCGGGCCGATCAGCGTCACCTGGGAACGGGAACCGCACTTCATGGGCGCGTTCCGCGCCAACCTGCCCGGCCACTACCGCTACCAGCGGCGGCTGTACACCCAGTTCATGCAGCGCGGCCTGCCCGCCGCGCAACGCGGGTTTTTCCTCTCCGGCGACGACATCTCGTGGACCGCGGGATTCGCCGAGGGTGCCGTGACGACCGCTCTCAACGCTGTCTGGGGCGTGCTGGACCACCTCGGCGGAGCCACCCACCCGGGCAATCCCGGGCCTGGGGACCGGTTCGCCGAACTCGCCCCGGTGGAGCTGCCCTACTGA